The segment TTCATTTGTGGCATGCTCTTGCGGCGTCTTCGCCGGATGAGCATGTCTTCAAACGCCAGTGAAAGCCTTAGTGGCCGTTGCGAGTTCCGGCGATCAGGCTGACGAATTCCAAGTTGTTTTTGTACTTGCTGAGCTGACGCGTGAGCTGCTCCATCGCTTCGATGTGGTGCATCGAAGTGAGCGTGCGACGGAGCGCGACGACGGCGCCCAGGGTTCCTTCGTCCAGCAGCAGTTCTTCGCGACGCGTGCCGGATTGCGAGATGTCGATCGCGGGCCAGACGCGACGGTCGGCCAGTTTGCGATCGAGCACCAGCTCCATGTTGCCGGTCCCTTTGAACTCTTGGAAGATCAGCTCGTCCATGCGGCTGCCGGTGTCGATCAGGGCGGTGCCGACGATCGTCAGCGAGCCACCTTCTTCGAAGGCGCGAGCCGTGGCGAACAGCTTCTTGGGGATGTCGAGCGCCTTGATGTTCACGCCGCCAGACATCGTACCGCCGCTATCGCCGACCCATTTGTTGAACGCACGGGCCAGACGCGTGATCGAGTCGAGCAGCAGGAAGACGTCGTGACCCATTTCGGCCAGACGCTTGCAGCGTTCGATGACCAGCTGCGAGAGGCGGACGTGGCTTTCGACGTCGCGGTCCAAGCTGCTGGCGATCACTTCGCCGTTGATGTTCCGCTGCATGTCGGTCACTTCTTCCGGACGTTCGTCGATCAACAACACGATCAACTTGACGCTCGGATAGTTCGCCGAGATGCCGCGGCTCAGATTCTGGATCAGCATCGTCTTGCCGGTACGCGGCGGAGCGACGACCAGGGCGCGTTGCCCCTTGCCGAGCGGCGTCAGCAGATCGACGACGCGATTGGTGAGCGGGCCCCCTTCGATTTCGAGCTTCAGATGCTCGCGGGGATTGATCGGCGTCAGCTTGTCGAACGGACTGGTCATCGCATACTTTTCAGGAAGCATGCCGTCGACGTCGGTCAGTTCACGCAAACGCGGGCCTTGTCCGCGGCGGAATCGCTGCACCATGCCGCGAAGCATCAGACCTTCGCGAAGCTGGTATTTCTCGATCATCGTGCCGGGGACGAATGGATCGGTACGCTCACGAGCGTAATTGTTTTCTGGGCTGCGGAGGAAGCCGTAGCCGTTGGGATGCATTTCGAGCAAGCCATAGCCCGGTTCCAACGGAATCGGTTCGCCCGGTTCAAATTCTTCCTGTTCCAGGTTATTGCGAGGAACATTGGAACTGGGAGCAGAAGCGCGACGGTGTCCTCCACCTTGGCGACGCGAACGTCCGCCTTGTTGTTGTCCGTCGTTTTGGCCTCCTCGACGCCGCCCGCCGCCAGAGCGAGAGCGGGCCTGCCTCTTTTTCGCCATCGAAATCACCTAAGTTGCGCGAAGCAAATCGAGATAGTGAGAGAATGGAGCGCTCAATTGCGCCGCCTTTGTAATTTGCCCGCAAACGATCGACATTCCGTTGTCGTTTGCGCGGCTACCGTTTGGTTTGAATCAACGAAGATCGTGAAACCGAATGGATCAGCGTCGGTCGACTCAGCGACGATTCTGAAACGTGGGTTGAGAGGTGCGCGAAGTCCGCTAATCGAACCAGGCGTCGCTCTCAGGAAGAATCAAAGCTCACCGGGGCTTCAAACGTCGCCGCCCGTCATGGGGTTGTAAGCGTCGTTTGAGAGGCACATCGCGTTCCGGTATCTCCTGCCGGCGATGAACGTCACTGCCGTGAAGGGATCGATACCGTTACCGGTGATGGGTAACTCTAAAGGTCCTGTGCGGCTCACTGGAGAGCCTGGGACCGGAGGTCCTTCTCGCCCAAATTCAAACTTCCGCCGGTGCGAACGAAATCGCGGAGGGGAAGGTTTCTTAAAGCCCTGGTTTGGCCTCAGTCGCTGCAGGAGCAGGACGACGGTTCCAAAACCGAACCTTAAGAGCGTCTAGGTTCGCCGGACGCATACGCGAAGGAGAAATCAATTTTAAACTTGAAGACTCGCGACCGCGTCGCCGAACTTCGCCCGAAGACATCGTAGACGATTGGGCGTGAGGGTTTTGCCGAGGTGGCATTCTTAAACCTTCGGCATCTTATCCACATTTTATCGGATGTGTCAAGCTATCATCGCCGGCCCAAATAGGCGAAAAGGGGAAATTTGTTCGATTTCCCTGCCCTGCAAGCACTTGCGACAAATCCCGCAACACGCGAATTGGGAATTGAAGGAAAAATCGGACTTTTTGCTACGGTCGTTAAAGTCGCATGTCCGATACCCAAAACTGATTGTTTGATTGAGGGGGACTACGCTGCTAGCGAAAGGCGCCGAAATGAGAGCTTACAGCTCTATTTGGACTGTCGTACTACTGCTGATTATCGGCTCGGCCGCG is part of the Blastopirellula sediminis genome and harbors:
- the rho gene encoding transcription termination factor Rho; its protein translation is MAKKRQARSRSGGGRRRGGQNDGQQQGGRSRRQGGGHRRASAPSSNVPRNNLEQEEFEPGEPIPLEPGYGLLEMHPNGYGFLRSPENNYARERTDPFVPGTMIEKYQLREGLMLRGMVQRFRRGQGPRLRELTDVDGMLPEKYAMTSPFDKLTPINPREHLKLEIEGGPLTNRVVDLLTPLGKGQRALVVAPPRTGKTMLIQNLSRGISANYPSVKLIVLLIDERPEEVTDMQRNINGEVIASSLDRDVESHVRLSQLVIERCKRLAEMGHDVFLLLDSITRLARAFNKWVGDSGGTMSGGVNIKALDIPKKLFATARAFEEGGSLTIVGTALIDTGSRMDELIFQEFKGTGNMELVLDRKLADRRVWPAIDISQSGTRREELLLDEGTLGAVVALRRTLTSMHHIEAMEQLTRQLSKYKNNLEFVSLIAGTRNGH